A genomic region of Paramormyrops kingsleyae isolate MSU_618 chromosome 19, PKINGS_0.4, whole genome shotgun sequence contains the following coding sequences:
- the LOC140581106 gene encoding trace amine-associated receptor 13c-like: protein MNISLELETYQYCYPAANGTCVKSSYSGFARFALYMIFVSGMTMTITGNLVVIISIAHFKQLHTPTNMLVMSLALVDLLLGVVVMPFSMIRSVEGCWYFGDSFCSLHSTYDLFLSCVSVFHLISIAVDRYQAVCNPLRYHDTVTIPVAWLMVALSWAAAASYSCGLLYSKGSVTGLDEYITSINCLGSCILLVNAQWSTPNTVIGFFLPCSVMIGLYAKIFLVARQHVRQLGDMNQQPRFKQKNGKRKTHSSERKAAKTLGIVVGAFILCWMPFFVTSILDPYIDFATPPVLYEVFFWLGYFNSTLNPIIYGLFYPWFQKTLKLIISLKIFAAHSSNTKVFSES from the coding sequence atgaacatttcaCTAGAGCTGGAAACATACCAGTACTGCTATCCAGCAGCTAATGGAACGTGTGTTAAAAGTAGCTACTCTGGATTTGCCAGGTTTGCCTTGTACATGATTTTTGTGTCGGGGATGACCATGACCATCACAGGGAACCTGGTGGTCATCATCTCCATCGCGCACTTCAAGCAACTGCACACACCGACCAACATGCTGGTGATGTCACTGGCCCTGGTCGACCTGCTTCTGGGGGTCGTCGTGATGCCCTTCAGCATGATCAGATCAGTGGAGGGCTGCTGGTACTTTGGAGATTCTTTCTGCTCATTGCACTCAACTTACGACTTGTTCCTCTCATGTGTTTCAGTCTTTCACCTGATTTCCATTGCGGTTGATCGATACCAGGCAGTTTGCAATCCTCTGCGGTACCATGACACAGTGACCATTCCTGTGGCTTGGCTGATGGTAGCGTTGAGCTGGGCTGCAGCTGCTTCTTACTCCTGTGGTCTCCTTTACTCTAAGGGCAGTGTGACAGGCCTAGATGAATACATCACTTCCATAAATTGCTTGGGGAGCTGCATCCTTCTGGTCAACGCACAGTGGAGCACCCCAAACACTGTGATTGGATTTTTCCTGCCATGTTCAGTAATGATTGGCCTTTATGCTAAAATATTTCTGGTAGCCAGACAACATGTCAGACAGCTTGGAGATATGAATCAGCAGCCACGTTTTAAACAGAAAAATGGGAAGAGGAAAACTCACAGCTCAGAGCGAAAGGCTGCAAAGACCCTTGGCATTGTTGTAGGCGCCTTCATACTCTGCTGGATGCCTTTCTTTGTCACCTCTATACTCGACCCCTATATTGACTTTGCAACTCCTCCTGTTCTTTATGAAGTGTTTTTCTGGCTGGGTTATTTTAATTCCACGTTAAATCCTATAATCTACGGACTGTTTTACCCGTGGTTTCAAAAGACATTGAAACTCATTATATCTTTAAAGATTTTTGCTGCACATTCCTCAAATACAAAGGTTTTTTCTGAAAGTTAA
- the LOC140581124 gene encoding trace amine-associated receptor 13c-like codes for MNISLELETYQYCYPAVNGTCVKSSYSGFARFALYVFFVSGMTVTITGNLVVIISIAHFKQLHTPTNMLVMSLALADLLLGAVVMPFSMIRSVEGCWYFGDTFCSLHSTVDIFLSNVSIFHLTSIAVDRYQAVCNPLRYHDTLTIPVAWLMVALSWAAAASYSYGLLYSKGSVTGLDGYITSINCLGSCILLLNVLWSTLNTLIGFFLPCSIIVGLYAKIFLIARQHVRQLGGTSQQPCFKQENGKRKTHSSERKAAKTLGIVVGAFILCWMPFFVTSVLDPYTDFATPPVLYEGFIWLGYFNSTLNPIIYGLFYPWFQKSLKLIISLKIFAAHSSNTNVFS; via the coding sequence ATGAACATTTCGCTAGAGCTGGAAACATACCAGTACTGCTATCCAGCAGTTAATGGAACGTGTGTTAAAAGTAGCTACTCTGGATTTGCCAGGTTTGCCTTGTACGTGTTTTTTGTGTCGGGGATGACCGTGACCATCACGGGGAACCTGGTGGTCATCATCTCCATCGCGCACTTCAAGCAGCTGCACACACCGACCAACATGCTGGTGATGTCACTGGCCCTGGCTGACCTGCTTCTGGGGGCCGTCGTGATGCCCTTCAGCATGATCAGATCAGTGGAAGGCTGCTGGTACTTCGGAGATACCTTCTGCTCATTACACTCCACTGTTGACATTTTCCTCTCAAACGTTTCAATATTTCACCTGACTTCTATTGCAGTTGATCGATACCAGGCAGTTTGCAATCCTCTGCGGTACCATGACACATTGACCATTCCTGTGGCTTGGCTGATGGTAGCATTAAGCTGGGCTGCAGCTGCTTCTTACTCCTACGGTCTCCTTTACTCTAAGGGCAGTGTGACAGGCCTAGATGGATACATCACTTCCATAAATTGCTTGGGGAGCTGCATCCTTCTGCTTAATGTGCTATGGAGCACCCTAAACACTCTGATTGGATTTTTCCTGCCATGTTCAATAATCGTTGGCCTTTATGCTAAAATATTTCTCATAGCCAGACAACATGTCAGACAACTTGGAGGTACGAGTCAGCAGCCTTGTTTTAAACAAGAAAATGGAAAGAGGAAAACTCACAGCTCAGAGCGAAAGGCTGCAAAGACCCTTGGCATTGTTGTAGGCGCCTTCATACTCTGCTGGATGCCTTTCTTTGTCACCTCTGTACTCGACCCCTATACTGACTTTGCAACTCCTCCTGTTCTTTATGAAGGTTTTATCTGGCTGGGGTATTTTAATTCTACTTTGAATCCTATAATCTATGGACTGTTTTACCCATGGTTTCAAAAGTCATTGAAACTCATTATATCTTTAAAGATTTTTGCTGCACATTCCTCAAATACAAATGTTTTTTCCTGA